In Bombus huntii isolate Logan2020A chromosome 3, iyBomHunt1.1, whole genome shotgun sequence, a single genomic region encodes these proteins:
- the LOC126864138 gene encoding ubiquitin-conjugating enzyme E2 Q2, with amino-acid sequence MACLNTLKQEIKTLESVFPKSHERFQIMSASVDELSCRFVGKNGKKYEIHANITETYPSTPPVWFAESEETSVTNAVQILSTTTGRDNHVINQVGILLKELCRLHSLPEPPDVERLRTALDPLRLGGSNEAAAQRMEAEDVEDIDDDEESDAEEDLHLDMDEGDANAKSKGEEIELEHLATLERLRQNQRQDYLKGSVCGSVQATDRLMKELRDIYRSDSFKKGMYSIELVNDSLYEWNVRLMCVDPDSPLHSDLILLKEKEGKDSILLNMLFKETYPFEPPFVRVVHPMISGGYVLIGGAICMELLTKQGWSSAYTVEAVIMQISATLVKGKARIQFQGPGSASKVCGQGQYSLARAQQSFKSLVQIHEKNGWFTPPKEDG; translated from the exons ATGGCTTGTTTGAACACCCTTAAGCAGGAGATTAAAACTCTTGAGTCCGTCTTCCCTAAGAGCCATGAGAGATTTCAGATAATGTCTGCGAGTGTGGACGAACTCAGCTGCAGGTTCGTCGGTAAAAATGGGAAGAAATACGAAATACACGCCAATATTACA GAAACCTATCCTTCTACACCACCAGTTTGGTTTGCGGAATCAGAGGAAACAAGTGTTACAAATGCGGTACAAATTTTAAGTACTACTACAGGCCGTGACAACCATGTCATTAATCAAGTTGGGATTCTCTTGAAAGAATTATGTAGACTGCACTCATTACCCGAACCACCCGATGTTGAACGGTTAAGGACAGCTTTGGATCCATTACGTTTAGGAGGATCGAACGAAGCAGCGGCACAAAGGATGGAAGCTGAGGATGTAGAAGATATTGATGATGATGAAGAAAGCGATGCGGAGGAAGACCTACATTTAGATATGGACGAAGGGGATGCCAATGCAAAGAGTAAG gGTGAAGAAATAGAATTGGAACATCTTGCAACGTTAGAAAGGTTGAGACAAAATCAAAGACAAGATTACTTAAAAGGATCTGTCTGTGGCAGTGTGCAAGCCACAGACAGACTTATGAAAGAATTGCGCGACATTTATCGGAGTGACAGTTTCAAAAAAG GAATGTACAGCATAGAATTAGTAAATGACAGTTTGTATGAATGGAATGTCAGGCTGATGTGTGTTGATCCTGATTCACCTTTACACAGCGATCTCATACTTctaaaagaaaaggaaggcAAAGACAGTATTCTCCTCAACATGCTTTTTAAG GAAACTTACCCATTCGAACCCCCATTTGTCAGAGTTGTGCATCCCATGATCTCTGGTGGTTACGTCCTTATAGGAGGTGCAATTTGCATGGAACTCTTAACGAAACAAGGTTGGAGTTCAGCCTATACAGTGGAAGCAGTCATCATGCAGATTTCAGCAACACTAGTGAAGGGAAAAGCACGCATACAATTTCAAGGACCAGGTAGTGCTAGCAAAGTGTGTGGTCAGGGTCAATATAGTCTAGCCCGTGCACAACAGTCATTCAAGTCTCTTGTACAAATACATGAAAAAAATG GTTGGTTTACCCCTCCAAAAGAGGATGGCTAA